In Nitrospirota bacterium, the DNA window AGTTTCTTTCTGGCCCAATGTGTGGCAAGTGCTTTCCATGCTCTATGGGCACTTATGAGGCAAGGCTCAGGCTTAAAAATATTGTCTCAGGCAGTGGGACCGATTCAGACCTCTTTAGCCTCAAGCGCATTGCCTCTTATATGCTCGATGCCTCTATGTGTAAAAAAGGTAAGGATACTGCTAAATACATGCTCGATTGGATTAATGAGGGGAATTTCACTGAGCACCTGAAAGGAAGATGCCCTTCTATGGAATGTAAGGCATTCATCGAATACAGGGTTATCCCTGAACTATGTATAATGTGCGGGCTTTGTCAGGAGGCATGTAGATACAATGCAATAATAGGCGAAAAAAGACTGTCTTATAAGAGCGGGTATTTACCATTTGAGATAAGACAGAGGCGATGCACAAAGTGTGGGGACTGCATAAAGGTATGCCCCACAATCGCTATAGAGATTATATCCGTTAAGACCGAAAAGGGGTTTTTAACTAAGGTCTGATTTGAAATTTTTTAAGGAGGATTTATGGCAGATAAGATAAGGCTTACTATAGATGGTAAAGAGGTGGCTGTCCCCGAGGGCATAAACATCCTCGAGGCAGCAGGGCTTTCAGGCATTCATATACCAAACCTCTGCTACATGAAGGGAATGAAGCCTGCTGGAGCATGTAGGCTCTGCCTTGTTGAGGTGGAGGGAGCAAAGGTACCACTTATTGCATGCAATGCTAAAGTCAAAGAGGGCATGAAGGTCAATACCTCTACGCCTAAAATACTGGAGACAAGAAGATTCATCATAGACCTCATACTCTCGATGCATCCGCTTGATTGCATGACATGCACAAAGGCAGGTGTATGCCAGCTTCAGAAGTATGCCTATGATTTCGAGCTTAAAGAATCCTCATTTACGAGAAAGAAATTCGGTTATCCAACCGACAGTGCAAACCCGTTTATAAAAAGGGACCCCGAATACTGCATACTCTGTGGAAGATGCGTTAGGGTCTGTAAGGAGCAAGGCACAAATGTCTTAGACTTCATGGGAAGAGGGGTTGGGGCAAAGGTCACAACTGGCAACGATGTCCCTCTTCAGGAGGCAGAGTGCACATTCTGTGGAAGTTGTGTTGATGCCTGTCCTGTAAATGCCCTTCTTGAGGCAGACAGATGGCGAAAGGGCAGGGAATGGGACTACGAGTCCGTTAACTCGGTGTGCCTTCTCTGCGGAAATGGCTGTGATATTACTGTAAGCACAAAAGATGGAAGGATTCAGAAGATAAATGCAGGTGCCATAGAGGGCTCAACCGAAAAATACATTTGTGCCTATGGAAGATTCGGATTTGACTGCATAGAGGCTGAAACAAGGCTTACAAAGCCACTTAAAAAGGTAAACGGCGAGCTTAAGGAAACTACATGGGAAGATGCCCTGAGCATCGTTGCCCAAAAACTCAAAGCCTCAAAGGAAAATGTAGGCTTCATTAGCTCTGCAGGTATACTTAACGAGGATGCCCTGACATTAAAAAAGCTTGCAGAGATGATTAAATCAAAGAACATAGATACGACCTTAAGCCTTTACTCCGATATAGACTCCATGAGAGAATCCCAAAGTGCTGATATTGACACGGCAGACCTGATAGTCCTCGTTGGGCTTAATCCTTCTCAGTGGGAAAGGGTTCTGCCTCAACTGGATGCCTCTATCAGAAGAAGACTTCAAAGGGGCGCAAAACTAATCGTTATAAATTCCTCTGATACAAAGATTAGCTCTCAGGCAAACCTGTTCCTCAAAGGAGACGAATTATCCATACTCAAATCCCTCACAAAAGCACTTATAACAAAGGGCATGAAGGCAGGAAAAGAGCTTGAGAGTGCTGTGAAGGATGCAGTCTTCACAGAGGAGATAGAGAAAGCAGGGGAGATGTTTAAAGGTGCAAAAAGCCCTCTGATATTTTCCCTACCGTCGCTTTTTAAGGCATCGGCAAATCTCTCTCTGATTAAAGGAAGTGCTGTTTCCGTGCCTCTTGAGTCTAATGCAAAGGGTATTGCCCTGATAGGCATTAAAGGGGACGGAATGTCTTATAAGGAGATGCTCTCAGGTAGGGGATTGAGTGTCCTTTATGCCATAGGAGAGGTGCCTTTGAGTAAAAGACCCAATGTTTCTTTCTTAGTGGTAGAGAGCTCTCATCTTACAGAGCTTGCGAAGCAGGCAGATGTTGTTTTACCCTCAGCAGTATTCCTTGAATCACCGGGCACAATTATGGATTATATGGGCGAGCTTAAGTATCTTCCCATGGTGGTTGAGCCAGAAGGAGAGGCAAAAAGCCACAGGGAAATCTTTATAGGCATTTCAAAGCTCATGGCAAAGCCCATAAAGCTACCTACAGAGGCAGAGGTCAAAAAGGCTCTAAAGATAAAAATAAAGCCATCCTTCATCGCATTTCAAAAGACAGAGGGGCTTGATATATCCCCCGAGGACTTTATAGAGTCGATAAATGCATCTGTTATCAATGGCTCAAGGCTTCTCTGGCTAAAAGGGGTTACCTCCTCATTTGACATTAAAGCCTGATACAGATTATCATTTTAAAATCCCCTCTTAAGGCAAAAGGGGTTAAAAATGATGAAGGTAACGGTATCGGAAATCCCAAATGAGGGATTGGATTTTGTAGAGGAGGAGGCTCTCGAGCTTGCTGAGGTCAAGGTAGTATCTCCAGTCAGGCTTAAGCTAAGGGTTGAAAAGGTGGGTAACGAGGTTATTGTAAATGGCTCTGTAAGTGCAGTTGTCGGGCTTGCCTGCAGTCGCTGTTTAAAGGATTTCAGAAAAGACTTCGAGTCATCTTTAAGTGTCGTATATCATCCTGTGGAAGAGCTTAAAGAAGAGGAAGGGCATGAGGTCAAGACAGGAGAATTAGATATAGGGTTTTATAGTGGCGATGAGCTTGACATCTCAGAGTTGCTTAAAGAGCAGATACTCTTAGGTATTCCGATTAAGCCTCTTTGCAAAGACTCCTGTAAGGGCATATGCATTGGCTGTGGTGCTGACCTGAATGAAACTGCTTGCAAGTGCGACACCAAAGGCTCAGGGTCGAGCTTCGATGGGCTGAAAAATTATTTTATCGAAAGGAGGAAGGAATAATAGAAATGGCAAATCCAACGCATCGGCATACAAGGACAAGAAGGGACAAGAGAAGGGCAAACTGGAAGGGACAAGCTCCAAGCCTTGCCATTTGCCCTGAATGCTCTGAGCCGAGACTTAGCCACATGGCATGCCCAAGCTGTGGCACATATAACGGAAGAAAAATCCTTGAGGTAGTAGAAAAACAGACATGAGGATAGCCCTCGATGCCATGGGCGGAGACCATGCCCCACAGGTTACTGTTCAGGGCGCTCTTGAGGCAGTCGAT includes these proteins:
- a CDS encoding 4Fe-4S binding protein translates to MTEIKEKKTEDIKKEAEAMKCPLSKSLYYIEEFLSGPMCGKCFPCSMGTYEARLRLKNIVSGSGTDSDLFSLKRIASYMLDASMCKKGKDTAKYMLDWINEGNFTEHLKGRCPSMECKAFIEYRVIPELCIMCGLCQEACRYNAIIGEKRLSYKSGYLPFEIRQRRCTKCGDCIKVCPTIAIEIISVKTEKGFLTKV
- a CDS encoding molybdopterin-dependent oxidoreductase; translated protein: MADKIRLTIDGKEVAVPEGINILEAAGLSGIHIPNLCYMKGMKPAGACRLCLVEVEGAKVPLIACNAKVKEGMKVNTSTPKILETRRFIIDLILSMHPLDCMTCTKAGVCQLQKYAYDFELKESSFTRKKFGYPTDSANPFIKRDPEYCILCGRCVRVCKEQGTNVLDFMGRGVGAKVTTGNDVPLQEAECTFCGSCVDACPVNALLEADRWRKGREWDYESVNSVCLLCGNGCDITVSTKDGRIQKINAGAIEGSTEKYICAYGRFGFDCIEAETRLTKPLKKVNGELKETTWEDALSIVAQKLKASKENVGFISSAGILNEDALTLKKLAEMIKSKNIDTTLSLYSDIDSMRESQSADIDTADLIVLVGLNPSQWERVLPQLDASIRRRLQRGAKLIVINSSDTKISSQANLFLKGDELSILKSLTKALITKGMKAGKELESAVKDAVFTEEIEKAGEMFKGAKSPLIFSLPSLFKASANLSLIKGSAVSVPLESNAKGIALIGIKGDGMSYKEMLSGRGLSVLYAIGEVPLSKRPNVSFLVVESSHLTELAKQADVVLPSAVFLESPGTIMDYMGELKYLPMVVEPEGEAKSHREIFIGISKLMAKPIKLPTEAEVKKALKIKIKPSFIAFQKTEGLDISPEDFIESINASVINGSRLLWLKGVTSSFDIKA
- a CDS encoding DUF177 domain-containing protein → MMKVTVSEIPNEGLDFVEEEALELAEVKVVSPVRLKLRVEKVGNEVIVNGSVSAVVGLACSRCLKDFRKDFESSLSVVYHPVEELKEEEGHEVKTGELDIGFYSGDELDISELLKEQILLGIPIKPLCKDSCKGICIGCGADLNETACKCDTKGSGSSFDGLKNYFIERRKE
- the rpmF gene encoding 50S ribosomal protein L32, with protein sequence MANPTHRHTRTRRDKRRANWKGQAPSLAICPECSEPRLSHMACPSCGTYNGRKILEVVEKQT